GAGAATTCCAAGGTTGCCCTCTGTTACGGCCAGATGAATGAGCCGCCTGGTGCCCGTATGCGGGTGGGCCTTTCAGGTCTTTCCATGGCGGAATACTTCCGCGATGAAAAGGGTCTCGATGTGCTCCTCTTCGTGGACAATATTTTCCGTTTTTCACAGGCGGGCTCCGAAGTGTCTGCGCTCTTGGGCCGTTCTCCTTCAGCGGTGGGCTACCAGCCGACGCTAGCTCAGGAAATGGGTAACCTGCAGGAGCGGATTACCTCGACCAAGAATGGTTCGATCACCTCTTTCCAGGCGGTTTATGTTCCTGCGGACGATTTGACCGACCCTGCGCCGGCCAGCACCTTTGCTCACCTTGACTCGACGATCGTTCTTGAGCGTCGTATCGCTGAGCTCGGGATCTACCCGGCGGTTGACCCGCTCAGTTCCACCTCGACCGCGCTCGACCCGGCAGTTGTTGGTGAAGAGCACTTCAAGGTGGCCCGCGGGGTCCAGGCTGTTCTCCAGCGTTACAAGGATCTGCAGGACATCATCGCCATTCTTGGTATCGATGAATTGTCACCGGAAGATAAACAAGCCGTTTACCGTGCCCGTAAAATCCAGAAGTTCCTTTCCCAGCCGTTCAACGTGGCGGAAGTCTTCACCGGATTTGCCGGTAAGATTGTTCCGGTTGAAGAAACCATCAAGGGCTTCAAGATGATCCTTGATGGCGAACTGGATCACATCGACGAAAATGATTTTGCCTACAAGGGCGGGATTGACGAAGTCATCGCCGCACACGAAAAGGCCGAGTAATCGCCATGCCACTCACCCTCGAAATTGTCACCCCTGAGCGCAAGGTCCTCTCCGAAGAGGTCGAGCACGTTGTCCTGCCGACGGAAGCCGGAGGGGAAATTGATGTCCTGCCAGGGCACATCCCGCTCATGACGATGATCAATCCCGGGGAGTTGAAATATTTCCAGGGCGGCAAGATGGAATCGATTGCCATTGATCGGGGCTTTATCGAAGTGATCGGGGATGTGGTCTCCGTTCTCACGGAGGCGGCTATTGAGATCGACGAGATTGATCCCAGCGCATTGGCCGAAGCACAGGCCCGCGCCAAGGAAGCCCTCGAGGAAGCCAAAGCCAGCGGGGAAGATCCGG
This region of Oceanipulchritudo coccoides genomic DNA includes:
- the atpD gene encoding F0F1 ATP synthase subunit beta, giving the protein MSQNTGKIVQVLGAVVDVKFDTENVPAIFQALHINYEYQGKPTTLTLEVQQHLGGGMVRGVAMSSTEGVVRGMDVLDTGDAITVPVGEGVLGRIFNVTGDAVDERGDVNFDKRYPIHRNPPALVDQSTEAEILVTGIKVIDLICPFTKGGKVGAFGGAGVGKTVVIMELINNIAKSYGGYSVFCGVGERSREGNDLYHEMADAGVIDLENIENSKVALCYGQMNEPPGARMRVGLSGLSMAEYFRDEKGLDVLLFVDNIFRFSQAGSEVSALLGRSPSAVGYQPTLAQEMGNLQERITSTKNGSITSFQAVYVPADDLTDPAPASTFAHLDSTIVLERRIAELGIYPAVDPLSSTSTALDPAVVGEEHFKVARGVQAVLQRYKDLQDIIAILGIDELSPEDKQAVYRARKIQKFLSQPFNVAEVFTGFAGKIVPVEETIKGFKMILDGELDHIDENDFAYKGGIDEVIAAHEKAE
- the atpC gene encoding ATP synthase F1 subunit epsilon, yielding MPLTLEIVTPERKVLSEEVEHVVLPTEAGGEIDVLPGHIPLMTMINPGELKYFQGGKMESIAIDRGFIEVIGDVVSVLTEAAIEIDEIDPSALAEAQARAKEALEEAKASGEDPEILEQLETQARFTVVQQIIKESKGR